The Larimichthys crocea isolate SSNF chromosome XXI, L_crocea_2.0, whole genome shotgun sequence genomic sequence tcAATAGTGATTATTAAAGGACCATGTTCTAAAAGACATGGGTCCCTCGTAGGGTTGTCTGATAATTAAAACATCATCTTTGTCAGACTCCCAGTTTCCCTAATGAAATTGCTAGTGTACACCAACGTTTACCGTTCTGCATttgattattacatttttcttcagGATTAATTGGCGATAAATAAGTGATCAACTTTTTCCTGATTCAAAATTAGCCTTTAAAATCCACTATCAGTCGACCTCTACGAACTAGCATGTTTATAGTTACCTTGCCAAACATAATAAGCTCAGTAGTATTTTGCTACAGGTATATGTAGTTACTGCCACAAACTGTATCTAATGAGGATATGCAAGTGATTTTGTTGACTTATCTGAACTCCATTTTAGACTGTTAGAACTTCAGTAATCGTCACTGAAGAAGTGGAGCTACATTAAGATACGTCAAGATGATGAAAATAACTTTCAACTTTAGCTGTCTTACTTTCATAACTTGGGAGTAAACAGACAGTTTTAGGGTGACACTGGTGCCCAAGGAAAGTCCCAACATGGCAATCCTGCTGCCAAGGACCTGAGGATGCTGCTCCAGGACTCTGTAGGCTGTCTGAAGCAGGAAAACATGTCAGAGAAATAACTGTTGCAGCTATAACACAGAGGCCACGGTTTGAAATTTTTGCATTAACATGcatatcaacaaaaaaaaagttctactGTAGAGCATAAAGCATTGTATGATTTTTTGCGTTTCTTGCAGTTTACATATAACctgatggtttgttacacacaACCGTCTGAGAAGTTATTTTTGGAAACTTCAACAACGGGTGAAATCTGGCACTAAAACTCAAAACCAAGGGCCTATGATTGTACACCTGTTGTGTTTAGAAGAACTTCACTGCTACTTTATAAAGTGATAATATATGTTTGTCAGTTCTGCTGCCCTCTGGTGACCATATTATCAAAGGTTTTCACAGGAATTCTGAATGAACATTGGTTAAATTTTTTGTTGTACCTCAAAGTACTGGTTGTCCACTATCTTCTTGGTTTCAATGGTGATTTTAGGTGTCAGGTAGTCAAGGGCCATGGAGGCAAAGCCATGGGAGGCCAACAGCGCTGAACGGTACTCCACCAACTTTCCTCCACCCCCCCACAGATCCAAAACACCAGGGAAAGGTCCTGGGCCTACAGGCAAgtcataataacaaaaacagttaaCATTTTACACAACTATGTTGTGTTACTGCATCTGTTTCACATTTGATGTAAAAGATTTCAAGTTCATTAACTTCATGGTTAACGGACGGTAGTCCATTGTTACTCAGAATGTCACACAAGTGCTCCAAACACTATTCTGGTCCTACctgaagggaggaagagggttGCAGTGAGTCCACCCTCTGTGATGGGAACCCTACGCACGCCAGGCGCTATATACCAGCGCTCCACCACCACACTGGTCAGTGGCACTTGATCCACCAAGCCCTCAGTCTGGTGACCCTGGTACACAGAGATCGATACCTCCATGGGAGTCTGGACGTTCATCTTCCTCATCCTGAGGGATAATGGGAAGTCAACTCTGACACTGATAATTGCTCTGCATTGTTTGGTATCATCTGGACAGCTTCATCCTTGCTGGCCTACCTGAGCCCAGGTTTGCTGCCTGGAACTGGTCTGAGGCTCCACAGAAGACCCATCTGTTCAACCCCAGAATATGTCCCACCAAGACTGGGATCCTCTGAAACTGTAAAGCATGAAGtatgaaaaatgaattctcaTTTTGATGTTCATTCTTCATTAAAGTGTTTGTCTGCAATTCATAAACTTTTCAATACCTGTAAAAATTTCTAAATTATTTTCCCTAGATGTATAGATGTATGAACGTAAGCACTGAACCATGTACCATTCACAGCACCGGCGGCACTGGCAGTGTAGTGACCGAATGCCTCCCAGCTGTGCCCATCATCACATTTGTGGAA encodes the following:
- the LOC104932990 gene encoding acyl-coenzyme A thioesterase 4, coding for MDRKQYCVKLSVQPSRGLMDEKFIVQVHNVPPGFQLTIHAFHKCDDGHSWEAFGHYTASAAGAVNVSEDPSLGGTYSGVEQMGLLWSLRPVPGSKPGLRMRKMNVQTPMEVSISVYQGHQTEGLVDQVPLTSVVVERWYIAPGVRRVPITEGGLTATLFLPSGPGPFPGVLDLWGGGGKLVEYRSALLASHGFASMALDYLTPKITIETKKIVDNQYFETAYRVLEQHPQVLGSRIAMLGLSLGTSVTLKLSVYSQVMKLRCAVCISGSHVQPPGGSLEQVLTCFRENAGKTRINEEGHIIWRDLLLPIPTDPTLKVDVGQLQCPLLLVVGEDDQNWPAPESAMDMKEMMEKAGNSHLLTVLSYPNAGHLIEPPYTPHARFSKFMTVDTRQKVMVLWGGETAAHSRAQEDAWRKTLIFLRENLYGGTNPGATSVSHL